CGCTCTTAGCTAAAACGTCGCGCACTCCGTCAAACTTCGCGGGCGGCGCTTCTATCGCGTCGAGCACTACGGTGCCGCCGGAAAGATGAACGTAATTGTAAATAATGAGAGCGTGGTCGCGCTCCTCCTCTGCCTGCACCTTGAACCAGTTCGCGTAGCCGTCGAGTCCCTCGCCCTTAAGATACGAGGACATCGAAAGATACAGATACGACGAATAAAGCTCGCGGTTTATCTGATAATTGAGCTTCTTTTCAATATTAGCCTTTAACATTTTTATCCCTCCAAAGATTTATTTTAATAATTTATACCTTTTCTTATATAGTCGGCAAGCTTGTCTATCTTGATACGCACCTGCTCCATTGAATCGCGCTCGCGCACGGTAACGCAGCCGTCGGTCTCGGACTCAAAGTCGTAAGTTATGCAGTAGGGAGTTCCTATCTCGTCCTGTCTGCGGTAACGCTTGCCTATGGAGCCGGTCTCGTCGTAATCGACCGAAAACTCGCGGCTCAGCGTCTCAAAAACGGCGGTCGCCTTATCGGAGAGCTTCTTCGAAAGCGGCAACACGGCGGCCTTGAAGGGAGCGAGCGCCGGATGGAGCCTTAAAACGGTGCGGACGTCGCCCTCGGATACTTCTTCCTCGTCGTAAGCGTCTATAAGGAAGGCAAGCGCCACTCTGTCCGCGCCAAGCGAGGGCTCTATAACGTAGGGTATATACTTTTCGTTAGTCTGCGGGTCGAAGTACTCCATCGACTCGCCGGAGAACTCCTGATGCTGCTTTAAGTCGAAGTCCGTTCTGT
The window above is part of the Clostridia bacterium genome. Proteins encoded here:
- a CDS encoding ferritin, which gives rise to MLKANIEKKLNYQINRELYSSYLYLSMSSYLKGEGLDGYANWFKVQAEEERDHALIIYNYVHLSGGTVVLDAIEAPPAKFDGVRDVLAKSAEHEALVTGLINDIVTLAQKEKDHKTSNYFMWFVDEQVEEEDNAATNLKKYDLMGSDGKGLYLLDQELASRVYKVPSPLATAE